A genomic window from Exiguobacterium acetylicum DSM 20416 includes:
- a CDS encoding fatty acid desaturase, translating into MSKEKIAQLRKHVSPFEKADIKASVRQMINTILPFLVLWFLAYQALKLSVFLAIPLAILAAGFVVRMFIIFHDCTHGSFFKNKKANAIVGTITGILTLFPYEKWKREHSIHHASSGNLDKRGVGDIWVMTIEEYIEASRFTRLKYRLYRNPLVMFGLGPLLLILVSSRFNRKDARKKERVNTHVINASLIVLYGILIYFIGWQAFLIIQGTTMFTAGVLGIWLFYVQHTFEDSYFEDESEWDYVKAAIEGSSYYELPKVLQWVTGNIGFHHVHHLSPRVPNYHLEKAHVSTPPLQKATKIGLFSSLKSLRYKLYDAKNRTFVTFHDIKHLLREPKTSSL; encoded by the coding sequence ATGAGTAAAGAAAAGATTGCCCAGCTGCGCAAACATGTGTCGCCGTTTGAAAAGGCAGACATCAAAGCCAGCGTCCGGCAGATGATCAACACGATCCTGCCATTTCTCGTCCTATGGTTTCTGGCATATCAGGCCCTGAAGCTATCTGTGTTTCTCGCGATTCCTTTGGCGATCCTCGCTGCTGGATTCGTCGTCCGGATGTTCATTATCTTCCATGACTGTACGCACGGTTCATTCTTCAAGAATAAGAAGGCGAATGCTATCGTCGGTACGATCACCGGGATTTTGACGTTATTCCCGTATGAGAAATGGAAGCGAGAGCATTCGATTCACCACGCATCAAGTGGAAATCTCGATAAGCGTGGTGTCGGTGACATCTGGGTCATGACGATTGAGGAGTACATCGAAGCGTCACGCTTCACACGTCTCAAGTATCGTCTGTACCGGAACCCACTCGTCATGTTTGGTCTTGGACCGCTCTTATTGATTCTCGTCTCGAGCCGCTTCAACCGGAAGGATGCTCGCAAAAAAGAACGAGTCAACACACATGTCATCAATGCGTCGCTTATCGTCCTGTACGGTATCCTGATTTACTTCATCGGCTGGCAAGCCTTCTTGATCATCCAAGGAACGACGATGTTCACAGCAGGCGTACTTGGAATCTGGTTATTCTACGTTCAACACACGTTCGAAGACTCGTACTTCGAGGATGAAAGTGAATGGGATTACGTCAAGGCGGCAATCGAAGGTAGTTCGTATTACGAGTTGCCGAAGGTCTTGCAATGGGTGACAGGAAACATCGGCTTCCACCACGTCCACCATCTCAGCCCACGTGTTCCGAACTATCATCTCGAAAAAGCACACGTCTCGACGCCACCGCTTCAGAAGGCGACGAAGATTGGTTTATTCTCGAGTCTGAAGTCGCTTCGCTATAAACTATACGATGCGAAGAACAGAACGTTCGTGACGTTCCATGACATCAAACACCTCTTACGCGAACCGAAGACGTCATCGTTGTAA
- a CDS encoding FAD-dependent oxidoreductase: protein MPYLSGFPSSYWKQSAPATSYPALNQDAKHDVVIIGAGIAGLVTAMQLTERGYDVAVIEAGDVAAGTTGYTTAKVSSQHGLIYDTLIRTVGEESARLYYEANEEAITFLRHQVERLDIGCELERQDAYLYVANSKEQAMEREVRAYERLGLNGGEATEEVRSKLPYDVKRAVVLRDQAQFHPVKYLQGLAEQIVHQGGKLYEQTRAVSLESNRTPTVILENGHRIEAKKVVIATHFPFHDFKGLYFSKLEVHRSYIVSGHVDETFPDGMFISADQPSRSLRHARTEDGRLLGLFGGENHLSGHETETMQRYEHLADFARSEFHVESFEQFWSAQDLITLDKIPYIGQMTAGDPNVFVATGFAKWGMTNGIAAGLLLSDLLTGTPNRFRHLFDPNRSKLKTKDATQFVKNNADVAIELVKGKLTKASRRADELQPDEGGLITHHGKTVGGYRDPEGNLHLVSTTCTHMGCDTKWNKAERSWDCPCHGSRFGPTGEVLEGPAVNPLKSID, encoded by the coding sequence ATGCCTTACTTATCTGGATTTCCATCATCTTATTGGAAACAAAGTGCCCCTGCTACTTCCTATCCAGCTTTGAATCAAGATGCCAAGCATGATGTCGTCATCATCGGGGCTGGGATTGCTGGACTTGTCACAGCGATGCAATTGACGGAACGGGGATACGACGTCGCCGTGATCGAAGCAGGCGACGTCGCTGCCGGCACGACGGGTTATACGACGGCTAAAGTTTCCTCACAGCACGGTTTGATCTATGACACGCTGATCCGAACCGTCGGCGAGGAATCAGCAAGGCTCTATTATGAAGCGAACGAAGAAGCAATCACGTTTTTACGTCATCAAGTGGAACGGCTCGATATTGGCTGTGAACTTGAAAGGCAAGACGCCTATCTCTACGTTGCGAACTCAAAAGAGCAAGCGATGGAACGAGAAGTCCGTGCCTATGAACGCTTAGGGTTGAACGGTGGCGAGGCGACGGAAGAAGTCCGAAGTAAGTTGCCGTACGATGTCAAACGAGCGGTCGTCCTGCGCGATCAAGCGCAGTTCCATCCTGTGAAATATCTTCAAGGTCTTGCGGAACAAATCGTCCACCAAGGTGGGAAGTTGTATGAACAGACACGTGCCGTATCGCTCGAGTCGAACCGGACGCCAACTGTCATCCTTGAGAACGGTCACCGGATCGAGGCGAAGAAGGTCGTCATCGCGACCCATTTTCCGTTTCATGACTTCAAAGGCTTGTATTTTTCAAAACTCGAAGTCCATCGCTCGTATATCGTATCGGGTCATGTCGACGAGACGTTTCCGGACGGAATGTTCATAAGTGCTGATCAACCGAGTCGTTCTTTGCGTCACGCGCGGACAGAGGACGGTCGTCTGCTTGGTCTGTTCGGTGGTGAGAATCATTTATCCGGTCACGAGACAGAAACGATGCAACGGTATGAGCATCTTGCTGACTTTGCGAGAAGTGAGTTTCATGTCGAGTCGTTCGAACAATTCTGGTCAGCGCAAGACTTGATCACGCTCGATAAGATTCCCTATATCGGACAGATGACAGCGGGTGATCCGAACGTGTTTGTTGCGACCGGCTTCGCGAAGTGGGGGATGACGAACGGTATCGCAGCCGGACTATTGTTGAGCGATTTATTGACGGGAACACCAAATCGTTTTCGTCATTTATTTGATCCGAACCGTTCGAAGCTAAAGACGAAGGATGCGACTCAGTTCGTCAAGAACAACGCGGACGTTGCGATCGAGCTCGTCAAAGGGAAGCTGACGAAAGCAAGTCGTCGTGCTGACGAGTTACAGCCGGACGAAGGAGGACTCATCACCCATCATGGCAAGACGGTCGGTGGATACCGGGATCCGGAAGGGAACCTTCATCTCGTCTCGACGACTTGTACCCATATGGGATGCGATACGAAATGGAATAAAGCAGAACGGTCATGGGATTGTCCGTGTCATGGTTCACGATTTGGTCCGACAGGAGAGGTACTAGAAGGACCAGCCGTCAACCCACTCAAATCAATCGATTAA
- the uhpT gene encoding hexose-6-phosphate:phosphate antiporter: protein MGFFSIKKLPNAGIPIEVQRKQWLQQFLKAFLVVFFSYMAMYLIRNNFKAAQPLLKEELGFTTTELGYIGFAFSITYGIGKTLLGYFVDGKNTKRVISFLLILSSLIVTAMGLLMSAGGSPVGLLMVLWGLSGFFQSVGGPSSYSTIARWTPFEKRGRYLGFWNVSHNIGGAIAGGLALWGANVFFNGSVVGMFIFPAAIALVIGIVGLFIGKDDPEELGWNRSEEIFEEPIEPENIAAESMTKWQIFKTYVISNPWIWTLCIANVFVYIVRIGIDNWAPLYVTEHLHFSTESAVNTIFFFEIGALCGSMIWGYVSDLLKGRRALVAAICLLLTAVAVLGYRYGTSELMIYASLFALGALIYGPQLLIGVSVISFAPKQATTVTNGMVGTFGYLFGDSIAKVGLAKIADPETNGLTIGSVTLHGWSDTFVIFNAALLFGLIALAIVAVVEEKKIRRLGLLERQADKLSS, encoded by the coding sequence ATAGGCTTCTTCAGCATCAAAAAATTGCCGAATGCCGGCATACCAATCGAAGTACAACGGAAACAATGGTTACAGCAATTCTTAAAGGCATTCTTAGTCGTCTTCTTCTCATATATGGCGATGTATCTCATCCGAAACAACTTCAAGGCAGCGCAACCGCTCTTGAAAGAGGAACTAGGTTTTACGACGACGGAACTCGGTTATATCGGCTTCGCCTTCTCGATTACATACGGAATCGGGAAAACATTGCTCGGCTACTTCGTTGACGGGAAAAATACGAAACGCGTCATCTCGTTCTTATTGATTCTCTCTTCTTTGATCGTCACCGCGATGGGACTCTTGATGAGTGCCGGCGGAAGTCCGGTCGGTTTATTGATGGTTTTATGGGGACTCAGTGGGTTCTTCCAATCGGTCGGGGGACCGTCGTCGTATTCGACGATCGCCCGTTGGACACCGTTTGAAAAACGTGGGCGCTACCTCGGCTTCTGGAACGTCTCGCACAACATCGGTGGAGCAATTGCCGGTGGTCTCGCACTGTGGGGAGCGAACGTCTTCTTCAACGGAAGTGTCGTTGGGATGTTCATCTTCCCAGCTGCGATCGCGCTCGTCATCGGAATCGTCGGTCTGTTCATCGGGAAGGATGATCCGGAGGAACTCGGGTGGAATCGGAGTGAAGAAATCTTCGAGGAACCGATCGAACCGGAAAACATCGCTGCTGAAAGTATGACGAAATGGCAAATCTTCAAAACGTACGTCATCTCGAACCCATGGATCTGGACGCTCTGTATCGCGAACGTCTTCGTTTACATCGTCCGGATCGGGATTGATAACTGGGCGCCGCTCTACGTCACGGAACACTTGCACTTCAGCACGGAGAGTGCTGTCAATACGATCTTCTTCTTTGAGATCGGCGCATTATGCGGCAGTATGATTTGGGGTTACGTGTCCGATTTACTGAAAGGACGCCGGGCGCTCGTCGCAGCGATCTGTCTCTTACTGACGGCCGTCGCGGTCCTCGGTTATCGTTACGGGACGAGTGAACTTATGATTTACGCGTCACTATTTGCACTCGGTGCGCTCATCTACGGACCACAGCTCTTGATCGGTGTCTCGGTCATCAGCTTCGCACCAAAACAAGCGACGACGGTCACGAACGGGATGGTCGGTACGTTCGGTTACTTGTTCGGTGATTCAATCGCAAAAGTCGGTCTAGCGAAAATCGCTGATCCGGAAACGAACGGTCTAACAATTGGTTCGGTTACGTTACACGGCTGGAGCGACACGTTTGTCATCTTCAATGCAGCATTACTCTTTGGTTTGATCGCCCTTGCGATCGTCGCTGTCGTCGAGGAGAAAAAGATTCGTCGCCTCGGACTGCTGGAGCGTCAAGCGGATAAGTTGAGTTCGTAA
- a CDS encoding ABC transporter substrate-binding protein, whose translation MRKGMLFLLSIICLMSIWIVRNNEQTKQGTAARETVPHLTAYVSAKEDIGRALLSSYCEQAGCTYEFVRLSTEELVRRVTKEADHPRADVIIGGTWDAHQTLKQRGLSTPFPSDMDQAELQDPDRYWIGYEVERLAIVINTDVWNNRFGAAPYPKTLADLTAKRYQDELILPDPNHSGTGATILQAIFDGYGTKSEGVLRELIERTRLFTANGFAPTSYVASGEAMLGVNFIGDQQSLREKYYPVKSIPLDTYSINAISKLKGRTQQKQANAFMRFVLSADGQAILRKVSFGTPTYAIAKTQPIQQNVGQDIVADYRDYLRRFNQLQDK comes from the coding sequence ATGAGAAAAGGAATGCTCTTCTTGCTGAGTATCATTTGTCTCATGAGCATTTGGATCGTCCGCAACAATGAACAGACGAAGCAGGGAACAGCTGCGCGGGAAACCGTTCCGCATTTGACGGCGTATGTCTCTGCGAAAGAGGATATCGGTCGCGCCTTGCTGTCATCATATTGTGAACAAGCTGGCTGTACGTACGAGTTCGTCCGCCTCTCGACGGAAGAACTCGTCCGGCGTGTGACGAAGGAAGCGGATCATCCGCGCGCCGACGTCATCATCGGTGGAACGTGGGATGCCCACCAGACGCTCAAGCAACGCGGGTTGTCGACACCGTTCCCGAGCGACATGGATCAAGCGGAACTACAGGATCCGGATCGCTACTGGATCGGCTACGAAGTCGAACGCCTCGCAATCGTCATCAATACGGACGTCTGGAACAACCGATTCGGGGCGGCACCGTATCCGAAGACGCTCGCTGACTTGACAGCGAAACGGTATCAGGACGAGTTAATTTTGCCGGATCCGAACCATTCCGGTACCGGTGCGACGATCCTGCAAGCGATCTTTGACGGATACGGAACAAAGTCGGAAGGTGTCTTACGCGAGCTAATCGAGCGAACGCGACTATTCACGGCGAACGGTTTTGCACCGACGTCGTACGTCGCCAGTGGGGAAGCGATGCTTGGGGTCAATTTCATCGGGGATCAACAATCGCTACGCGAAAAGTATTATCCGGTCAAAAGCATCCCACTCGATACGTACTCGATCAACGCGATCTCAAAGCTGAAAGGACGGACGCAACAAAAGCAGGCGAATGCCTTCATGCGTTTCGTACTCTCGGCGGACGGTCAGGCGATTCTGAGGAAAGTCTCGTTCGGTACGCCGACCTATGCGATCGCGAAGACACAACCGATCCAGCAGAACGTCGGGCAGGACATCGTCGCCGATTACCGGGACTACCTCCGTCGATTCAATCAGCTCCAGGACAAATGA
- a CDS encoding DUF3919 family protein: MKASTIAYLFLMGILFALGLLLLQQTVFGRLHVLDGPKRLNASDDSLPTELTLRHRAWGEQTVEDGTEVQRITTLLKQMKTVTNGTCPAGTATFNGTLRFLNGTTWTFSLGESMTLNGKCVAKRPSTQTTSLKARFLNAYHEPEQLARQFAEAEVVTVYAAGRSRSLTAREREDVKRRLGQAEPMTDYEEVGQALDASQGQPRILKLQRFKNEQNKRANLMNITVYETLFSVQYMDDDNGNTFYLKGQLLPTGKEANR, encoded by the coding sequence ATGAAAGCATCGACCATCGCTTATCTCTTCCTGATGGGCATCTTGTTTGCCCTCGGTCTTCTTTTGCTTCAGCAGACGGTCTTCGGACGCTTACACGTCCTCGATGGACCGAAACGACTGAATGCTTCCGATGACTCACTCCCGACCGAGTTGACGTTACGTCACCGGGCATGGGGGGAGCAGACGGTAGAAGACGGAACGGAAGTCCAGCGCATCACGACGCTATTGAAGCAAATGAAGACGGTGACAAACGGAACCTGTCCGGCAGGAACGGCGACATTTAACGGGACGCTCCGTTTCTTAAACGGAACGACGTGGACGTTCTCCCTCGGGGAAAGCATGACGCTAAATGGAAAATGTGTCGCAAAACGTCCTAGCACTCAAACGACGTCACTGAAAGCACGATTCTTAAACGCCTATCACGAACCGGAACAGCTCGCGCGTCAGTTCGCCGAGGCGGAAGTCGTGACCGTGTATGCAGCAGGACGATCTCGTTCTTTGACTGCACGTGAGCGAGAAGACGTCAAGCGTCGCCTGGGGCAAGCGGAGCCGATGACGGACTATGAAGAAGTCGGTCAAGCACTCGATGCCAGTCAGGGACAGCCGCGCATTCTCAAGCTCCAGCGGTTCAAGAATGAGCAGAACAAGCGTGCCAACTTAATGAATATTACTGTGTATGAGACATTGTTCAGCGTCCAGTACATGGATGATGACAATGGAAACACCTTCTATTTAAAAGGACAACTCCTGCCGACCGGGAAGGAGGCAAATCGATGA
- a CDS encoding sensor histidine kinase: MKLRQVITENFVLLLVPASLVLFLILYAFIQSNLYENAVESVQKLSREADLYTMNYLASEETDSLADTAVPIASYLADRFDARVQLFGPNAELLADSERDQLPLLAGDIDQALKGKSSYLFLKETDVPVLFFSSPLYGKTDVIGSVRFLVDLRTEAELLRQFTYVFTGVFLILIVIAVWTARRMAKTLIGPIDDLRSVSHALTKGHYAHALPTYPYEELNRLAADFSTLADAIQHNIGQLEQQRSDQQTFIDHITHELRTPMTAIMGYVELIPKLPPDEAAHCYHYIEVESQRLLRLVSHNLEQAKQQRNERHVTSTMFALDTLLADALFIMQLRLGGQGIQVEQDVPPIYVLGQPDQTKQVLLNLLENAVKYSDAMSVTFSTVSTDTTLQLIMTDDGIGVDPAVLAEWEKEQHSLTTASGNGLGLPLCRRLMQEQGGDFALESDVSGTRITLTFRLANQT; the protein is encoded by the coding sequence ATGAAGCTACGTCAAGTCATCACGGAAAACTTCGTCTTGCTCCTCGTTCCGGCATCGCTCGTCCTCTTCTTGATTCTCTATGCCTTCATCCAATCGAACCTATACGAGAACGCCGTCGAGTCCGTCCAAAAACTAAGTCGGGAAGCGGATCTCTACACGATGAACTACCTCGCAAGTGAAGAGACGGACTCGCTCGCCGATACGGCAGTCCCGATCGCTTCCTATCTCGCAGACCGATTCGATGCGCGTGTCCAACTGTTTGGACCAAACGCAGAACTGCTCGCTGATTCGGAACGCGATCAATTGCCGCTACTCGCGGGAGACATCGATCAAGCGTTAAAAGGGAAGTCGAGTTATCTCTTTCTGAAAGAAACCGATGTTCCGGTGCTGTTCTTCTCGAGTCCGCTGTATGGCAAAACGGACGTCATCGGCTCGGTCCGTTTTCTTGTTGATCTGAGGACGGAAGCCGAACTGCTGCGGCAATTCACCTACGTTTTCACGGGCGTATTTCTGATCTTGATCGTGATTGCTGTTTGGACAGCGCGGCGGATGGCAAAGACGTTGATCGGGCCGATCGATGATTTACGGAGCGTCTCGCACGCCTTGACGAAAGGACACTATGCGCACGCGTTACCGACGTATCCATATGAGGAGTTGAACCGACTGGCGGCGGACTTCTCGACGCTTGCTGACGCAATCCAGCACAACATTGGACAGCTCGAACAACAACGAAGCGACCAACAGACGTTCATCGATCACATCACCCATGAACTCCGGACACCGATGACGGCGATCATGGGCTATGTCGAATTGATCCCCAAGCTGCCGCCGGATGAAGCGGCGCACTGTTATCACTACATCGAAGTCGAGAGCCAGCGCTTGTTACGACTCGTCTCGCATAATCTCGAACAGGCGAAACAACAACGCAACGAACGCCACGTGACGTCGACGATGTTCGCGCTCGACACCTTGCTCGCAGACGCCTTATTCATCATGCAATTGCGTCTTGGTGGACAAGGAATTCAAGTTGAACAGGATGTTCCGCCGATCTACGTGCTCGGGCAACCGGATCAGACGAAACAAGTCTTATTGAACCTTCTTGAGAATGCCGTCAAATACAGTGACGCGATGTCGGTGACGTTTTCGACCGTCAGTACGGATACGACCCTTCAACTCATCATGACGGATGACGGAATCGGCGTTGATCCAGCAGTGCTTGCCGAATGGGAGAAGGAGCAACATAGTCTGACGACGGCGAGTGGGAATGGACTCGGTCTACCGCTCTGTCGGCGTCTGATGCAGGAACAAGGTGGCGATTTTGCACTTGAAAGTGATGTAAGCGGAACACGTATCACATTGACCTTCCGATTAGCGAATCAGACATGA
- a CDS encoding response regulator transcription factor, producing MHILVIDDEASIRHLVKLQLELDGQTVETAADGAAALALQATQTFDLIVLDLMLPDTTGFDLIPKLRQTTPDLPILMLTARDQMNDKIIGLQLGADDYMTKPFNGTELVLRVKNLLKRTKAVAPPVPVASDPFLSVDPEERVIRLDGHPLPLTYREYALLALFLTHPKRVFERDELLEQVWGFDFSGQTRAVDIMVQRLRKKLGAQGERIKTIYGVGYKWVDA from the coding sequence ATGCATATTCTTGTCATCGATGATGAGGCGAGCATCCGGCATCTCGTCAAACTGCAACTCGAGCTTGATGGTCAGACGGTCGAGACGGCAGCCGATGGAGCAGCAGCACTCGCCTTGCAGGCAACACAGACCTTTGATTTGATCGTCCTCGATTTGATGCTACCGGATACGACCGGTTTCGATTTGATTCCAAAACTTCGACAGACGACGCCTGACTTACCGATCTTGATGCTGACAGCACGTGATCAGATGAACGATAAAATCATCGGGCTGCAGCTCGGAGCGGATGACTATATGACCAAACCGTTTAACGGAACGGAGCTCGTCTTGCGTGTCAAAAATCTATTGAAACGCACGAAGGCGGTCGCGCCACCGGTACCTGTCGCAAGTGATCCATTCTTATCTGTTGATCCCGAAGAACGAGTCATTCGGCTCGACGGTCACCCGTTACCACTGACATACCGGGAGTATGCATTGCTCGCACTTTTCCTGACGCATCCGAAACGGGTCTTCGAGCGAGATGAACTGCTCGAACAAGTCTGGGGCTTTGACTTCTCGGGTCAGACCCGCGCCGTCGATATCATGGTCCAGCGCTTACGGAAGAAACTCGGAGCACAAGGCGAACGGATCAAGACGATTTACGGTGTTGGCTACAAGTGGGTCGACGCATGA
- a CDS encoding zinc ribbon domain-containing protein — MSHCSNCQTPMNDQMIFCPVCGQKNSHTQSRSSKKAWFIGLLILLLCIGGGAFGYLKYQAAQPLFQTSELTHDAADVDQVLPQGFSATRLADDELEEYLTFESASPDSLYRFLSTYAKRLPSIENEGGDDWQYYDSSMDEYISYADLFYGDDDLTEDERVHFGDRLAFSEEYPTSYVALQDMTFDAVKVIDKNHFHVETTETYDRHDFEMENQPSHRAIVEYEITFQDDRYSITSIKRTFKKETTS, encoded by the coding sequence ATGTCACATTGTTCAAATTGCCAGACTCCGATGAATGATCAGATGATCTTTTGTCCAGTTTGTGGTCAAAAAAATAGTCACACGCAATCCCGTTCCTCCAAAAAAGCGTGGTTCATCGGATTGCTGATTCTGTTGCTTTGCATCGGTGGAGGTGCCTTCGGTTATTTGAAATATCAAGCTGCACAACCATTGTTTCAGACGAGTGAGCTGACTCATGACGCAGCAGATGTCGATCAAGTCTTGCCGCAAGGCTTCTCAGCGACGAGGTTAGCTGACGACGAACTCGAGGAGTACCTCACTTTTGAATCAGCATCACCCGATTCCCTGTACCGCTTTCTCAGTACCTATGCCAAGCGTCTTCCTTCGATTGAGAACGAAGGTGGCGATGACTGGCAGTATTATGATTCGTCAATGGACGAATACATATCGTATGCGGACTTATTTTATGGAGACGATGATTTGACGGAAGATGAACGCGTACATTTCGGCGATCGCCTTGCCTTTTCAGAAGAATATCCGACGAGTTACGTTGCCTTACAAGACATGACGTTCGATGCCGTCAAAGTCATCGATAAAAATCACTTCCATGTCGAGACGACGGAAACATACGACCGACACGATTTCGAGATGGAGAACCAGCCCTCGCATCGTGCAATCGTCGAATATGAGATCACGTTCCAAGACGATCGATATAGCATTACTTCGATCAAACGAACTTTCAAGAAGGAGACTACATCATGA
- a CDS encoding zinc ribbon domain-containing protein has translation MKYCSTCGQAHAPHAQYCEVDGTSLDKQARPIRFEQAAHFCVGCGTQMDGRASYCPNCGHSRLIAATSEGSLVDRLPGMDDIRKKWKSQDWNVNLPLKERGRAFISRFDFSFGNPSLAIGSIAAIICFAAIVVLLFVMLGLLSDNPALEGIKTVQQNMGDDFSTFGMFFFLAFVALAGLNLTSSEDLKSRFLTEVVGNDAEQFSDIQKAIDQLDFHIFSGHFLLSLPGLLLLIGSAWLLERGGVIGVKTTSWNERIERAVVFALTLSLITLVVGLFATDFGIFDLHLVIGMLRIFLLALAGVLLFQFIGQTDLRSSWQVGRIAATTLMSVYLFGVLLTSFGQLYYLNELDEMDEVEFGESASLVLLSGASPLYAMSQAGQVDFKMTVLTEDFRLGAALYGEDRLNDLQRPVEEAGEASNLSRIQGIIGNQIENGEDPTLDPKVTRFDETVDVGLLTRFAQIANASTPFEEEQLLSSSVAPYGLIALVLMFIIHIGIGFRWIRTLPNVAIYAGVFMIGGLILAYFTQTRFELQWDNDVLAGVVVSTLTWWNAFMLFLFPFLGGLVGYGLNRFKDTKG, from the coding sequence ATGAAGTATTGTTCGACCTGTGGCCAAGCACATGCTCCACACGCCCAGTATTGCGAAGTAGACGGGACGTCGCTCGATAAGCAAGCCCGTCCGATTCGCTTCGAACAAGCTGCGCATTTTTGTGTCGGGTGTGGTACACAAATGGATGGTCGTGCGTCGTACTGTCCGAATTGTGGACATTCGCGCCTCATCGCTGCGACGTCAGAAGGCTCACTTGTAGATCGTCTTCCAGGTATGGACGACATTCGTAAGAAGTGGAAGTCGCAGGATTGGAACGTGAATCTCCCGTTGAAAGAGCGTGGACGCGCATTTATATCACGATTCGATTTCTCGTTTGGGAATCCGAGTCTTGCGATCGGTAGTATCGCTGCCATCATTTGTTTTGCTGCAATCGTCGTCTTATTGTTCGTCATGCTCGGTCTCCTCAGTGATAACCCGGCATTAGAAGGAATCAAGACTGTTCAACAAAACATGGGAGATGATTTTAGTACGTTCGGTATGTTCTTTTTCCTTGCTTTCGTTGCCCTTGCTGGTCTAAATCTCACATCAAGTGAAGACTTGAAATCACGCTTCCTTACAGAAGTGGTAGGCAACGATGCAGAACAGTTCTCTGATATTCAAAAAGCGATCGATCAACTTGATTTTCATATTTTCTCAGGACATTTCTTGCTGTCCTTACCGGGTCTGCTTCTATTGATTGGGAGTGCGTGGTTACTGGAACGAGGTGGTGTCATCGGAGTCAAGACGACATCGTGGAATGAGCGAATCGAACGTGCTGTCGTCTTTGCCCTGACATTATCGTTGATTACGCTGGTCGTCGGATTGTTTGCGACAGATTTCGGTATCTTCGATCTACATCTGGTCATAGGAATGCTTCGGATCTTCCTTCTAGCGCTCGCTGGTGTCCTTTTGTTCCAATTCATCGGTCAAACGGATCTGCGTAGTTCTTGGCAAGTCGGGCGGATCGCTGCGACGACGTTAATGAGCGTCTATTTGTTTGGTGTCCTGCTGACGTCATTCGGACAATTGTATTATCTAAACGAGCTCGATGAAATGGACGAAGTCGAATTTGGTGAATCAGCAAGCCTCGTTCTCTTGAGTGGTGCTTCTCCGCTTTACGCGATGTCGCAAGCGGGACAAGTCGATTTCAAGATGACCGTTTTGACGGAAGACTTCCGTTTAGGTGCGGCCTTATATGGCGAAGACCGTTTGAATGATCTGCAACGACCAGTGGAAGAAGCGGGAGAAGCTTCGAATCTGAGTCGGATTCAAGGAATCATCGGGAACCAGATTGAAAACGGAGAAGATCCAACACTCGATCCGAAAGTAACACGTTTTGATGAAACGGTAGATGTCGGGCTCTTAACACGCTTCGCTCAAATCGCGAATGCCTCCACTCCATTTGAAGAAGAGCAATTGCTCAGTTCAAGTGTTGCTCCTTACGGCTTGATTGCGCTTGTACTGATGTTCATCATCCATATCGGAATCGGATTCCGCTGGATTCGGACGTTACCGAATGTTGCGATTTATGCTGGGGTCTTCATGATTGGTGGACTCATTCTAGCGTACTTCACACAAACACGGTTTGAACTGCAATGGGATAACGATGTCCTAGCCGGTGTCGTCGTTTCTACTTTGACATGGTGGAATGCGTTCATGCTTTTCCTCTTCCCATTCCTCGGTGGATTAGTGGGATACGGATTGAACCGCTTCAAAGATACAAAAGGATGA
- a CDS encoding zinc ribbon domain-containing protein, producing MMDWQSVRSRFQGMTAKELQEQAEQARREKGRLLYEIGERHYMKLRSEGHRQEIEDILAQEVLVFGALSRIDEMEVEAAQKQCKSCRTPLEPGAKFCGKCGTSVPRENEQTKVACTTCHTPQRNDQHFCTCCGSEMGQRV from the coding sequence ATGATGGATTGGCAATCAGTCAGATCACGTTTTCAAGGGATGACAGCAAAAGAATTACAGGAGCAGGCGGAGCAAGCACGACGTGAAAAAGGACGCTTGCTGTACGAAATCGGAGAGCGTCATTACATGAAGCTGCGGAGCGAAGGGCATCGTCAAGAAATCGAGGACATTCTTGCACAAGAAGTACTCGTATTCGGTGCCTTGTCACGGATTGACGAGATGGAAGTCGAAGCTGCACAAAAGCAATGTAAGTCATGCCGGACGCCACTTGAGCCAGGCGCGAAGTTTTGTGGGAAATGCGGCACGTCCGTTCCACGTGAGAACGAACAAACGAAAGTCGCCTGTACGACATGTCATACACCACAACGTAATGATCAGCATTTCTGTACATGCTGCGGATCGGAAATGGGGCAACGCGTATGA